AGGTGAACCAACGAATAGGAAGAACTGATAACGGTAGCAGAAGTGAAAGTAGACAACCAGTAATAAGTAGCGAAATACATCGTGTAGGCATCGGATATTAATGCAAGAAGAAGAAAGGAAAAAAGAATCGGAAGAGAAATGACATTAAATCCATGAGAGAACAAAGATACATTGAGTTGGGCAGAAATGAAAGGAATAGTAATTACTACTATAAATATCTAATATATNATGTTCAGTAACTCATAGAACACAAACAGAACAGACAAGTAAGAAGAAAGACAGCAATACACAATAAGAAAAAACCACTATTCACATAATACACATAATATGGATTATAATATGATAAACNAGNAAATAANNANNTTTTGTTTGCCCCCCCCCGTTCGGCCTAGTCCGAGGGGGGGGGGGGGGGGGGACCAAGATTTAAACTGGAAACAAACCCAAGGGGTTAGGTTTTCGGGGGAAACTTTGGGATTTAAACACAAAGGGGTTTTATTTTTGGGGTTCCCCCATTTAGGAAGGGGACAAATTCATGGAACAACCCCACCTTTTTGTTCTTTTTCTAAACATGCTTTTTAGATGCAGAGGAAGGGGGAAACGTCAAAAAAGGATTTTGGGGGGGTCCCCCCCCAAACTCGGCACACTTCCCTTTCCGAAAAAACGCTGGAGGGAGTTCGATTTTGCTTTTCCAAACCCAAGCATTGAAGAAGCAGTTGATTTCGAGAACTGGCCCCGGATGACTTTTGTTACCCCGACACGGAGAATGTCTGTTTTTTAGGGCCCTCCCGGAGTAGGAAAAAATCATCCGGGGGTGGGCGTTGGGCTGTAGAAGCCATCTCGCAAGGGATATTCCGGTTTACTTTGTCAGTCTCTCGCAACTCATCGAAGATTTTGCGAAAAGCTTACACGGAAAACAGGCTGGATAAACGCCTACGCATCTATATTCGACCAAAGCTCCTGATTATTGACGAAATTGGTTACTTACCGTTTGACAGTTTGGCAGCTAACCTCTTTTTCCAGGTAGTAAGTGCAAGATACGAGAGAGGGAGTATTCTGTTGACCAGCAACAAGAGTTTCGGTGAATGGGGGGAACTGATGGGCGATCCGATACTTGCTACGGCTATCCTGGATCGGCTCTTACACCATTCCCACATCGTCAATATTAGGGGGAATAGTTACCGACTTCGTGAGAAGATGAGGACTGGAGCCTACGGCTCCCCCTCTACCACCTAACCAACAAAAAATCGCCGGGTGGGTCAATTCTAAACCGGCGATGGTGGGTCAAAATAAAGTCGGCGTTGACACTAATAACCGATTCGGTTTTTCATTTCCTCGATGTCTTCGGAGGTTTCAATTCCTTATAGGTAGGCTAATAACATCATGCCGGCATCACCAGCTTTTGGCCGGGCCTGAGTTTCAATTCCTTATAGGTAGGCTAATAACAAAAAAAGGTTTGCTGTAAACTACCACAAAACAGAGAGTTTCAATTCCTTATAGGTAGGCTAATAACGCACACATAACCAAGAAATGGGACGGCTTATCTCTGTTTCAATTCCTTATAGGTAGGCTAATAACTTGCCCAGTAGTATGTTCTTAATCCGTATTGCTCCAGTTTCAATTCCTTATAGGTAGGCTAATAACGCAAATGTGGGCGGATATGTAAAGAAAATGAGGCGGTTTCAATTCCTTATAGGTAGGCTAATAACTAGAAATGGCTGAATTGCTGATATGGGACGACTTAGGGTTTCAATTCCTTATAGGTAGGCTAATAACAACGCACAGGATGGAGACTTATCCGGCCTTCCTTAGTTTCAATTCCTTATAGGTAGGCTAATAACGAGGGAGGAAATTCCTGTAACAAAACCGGGTACCTGGTTTCAATTCCTTATAGGTAGGCTAATAACCTTTTGAAGTCAGCATACAGGAGGTGGAAAGCTAAGTTTCAATTCCTTATAGGTAGGCTAATAACTAACCAACGTGCCAAGCTGGTTAAAATCTGTAGTGTGAGTTTCAATTCCTTATAGGTAGGCTAATAACCCGCCCCTCCCTTGGCGGGGGTTATTTATGGAGGTGTAGTTTCAATTCCTTATAGGTAGGCTAATAACTTTTCCCTCCAATAACCTTGCTAAATAGCTTATCATCGTTTCAATTCCTTATAGGTAGGCTAATAACAACTGTGGCAGAGATACGTGAAGCGGCCATGCAGTGTTTCAATTCCTTATAGGTAGGCTAATAACTCGAAAAAAACCTGTTGTGGTTGAAGCCTATCAGACAGAGTTTCAATTCCTTATAGGTAGGCTAATAACTACTCATTAAACTCATTTCTTCACGCTCCTTAAGCAAGTTTCAATTCCTTATAGGTAGGCTAATAACAATTCCTTTCCCAATTTCTATACCGAGCTTTGCTCCGTTTCAATTCCTTATAGGTAGGCTAATAACAGTGTTATCCACCAGGTTTGTTCTGGTTGTTACCCGTTTCAATTCCTTATAGGTAGGCTAATAACCGAGCCAGGGAAACCTCCGAGGCTTCGTGCGCCTCTGGTTTCAATTCCTTATAGGTAGGCTAATAACGGGATTCGAACCCCTGACCTACGGATTAGAAGTTAGGTTTCAATTCCTTATAGGTAGGCTAATAACGACCCGGCCAAGAGCCGAAATACAGCGCCACCCTTTGTTTCAATTCCTTATAGGTAGGCTAATAACTTCTTATTGACAAGTAGCTTTTGAGACACTATACTGTTTCAATTCCTTATAGGTAGGCTAATAACGTGGCCCACTACGAGAAACAGGCCCAACCAGACTAGTTTCAATTCCTTATAGGTAGGCTAATAACCCATTGCAAGATGTTGCTGTGTATGTGCCTGTTGTTTCCGGTTTCAATTCCTTATAGGTAGGCTAATAACTATAGAGACCGCCAGCATTGACTATCATGGTGTCAGTTTCAATTCCTTATAGGTAGGCTAATAACCTTGCCTTGTTTCCGGCATTAATGCTCGAATACGAGTTTCAATTCCTTATAGGTAGGCTAATAACTTCCCGCTCGGAAGCGATTTGACGGTCGAGGTGTGGTTTCAATTCCTTATAGGTAGGCTAATAACGGAAAATATAGCGGGACTCAGGAAAAGGCTAGGGAAAAAGGTTTCAATTCCTTATAGGTAGGCTAATAACAGGCCTTCAAAAAGACGCCTATGGAGAAGGCGTTGAGTTTCAATTCCTTATAGGTAGGCTAATAACCTATTGCCGCCATGCCTAAACCCCATTTCTTTATATATGTTTCAATTCCTTATAGGTAGGCTAATAACTTTATAGAGACCGCCAGCATTGACTATCATGGTGTCAGTTTCAATTCCTTATAGGTAGGCTAATAACAGAAAGTACCGAGAGAACGACATCATCCTTCAGGATGAGTTTCAATTCCTTATAGGTAGGCTAATAACTTTTCATGTATTTTCCAAGCTGTGCGGTTTCACCGGTTTCAATTCCTTATAGGTAGGCTAATAACTAGTCTATTTCTGATTCAAATTTTGCAAGTCTCTCTAGTTTCAATTCCTTATAGGTAGGCTAATAACTTACAATACATACCACAGCAGGAACAAAAAGAGGAAAGTTTCAATTCCTTATAGGTAGGCTAATAACAAGGCACTGATATTTGTCTTTTTGTGTACTTTTGGTTTCAATTCCTTATAGGTAGGCTAATAACGGCATACGGTAGGCTTTAAACTGGGCCGACTTGACATGTTTCAATTCCTTATAGGTAGGCTAATAACGCATTCATGTCGGCGTAATCAGCGGGATTCAATCCAGGTTTCAATTCCTTATAGGTAGGCTAATAACGGTGTCTTAGTTCTTGTTTCATAGCCAGGATGCTAGTTTCAATTCCTTATAGGTAGGCTAATAACTTGATACGAAGGGATACCGGACGAAGGAGTACCTGTGTTTCAATTCCTTATAGGTAGGCTAATAACTATATCGATTACGGGGACATTTGCATTAACTTGATTGGTTTCAATTCCTTATAGGTAGGCTAATAACCAAAACATTGCAAGGGAAGCCAATCAACTGATTGGGTTTCAATTCCTTATAGGTAGGCTAATAACTCCCGGTTGGAAACGGACCGGCATCCGTTTTTCAGGTTTCAATTCCTTATAGGTAGGCTAATAACTCTACAGCCCCTTATGCTCTGTACAGTCAAAAGGTGTTTCAATTCCTTATAGGTAGGCTAATAACAAAAACCTTTTTGGTGTGTCGTTTAAACCGACAGATTGTTTCAATTCCTTATAGGTAGGCTAATAACATTCTTTAGGTCACCCAGGAATCGTTGGCATGCTTGGAGTTTCAATTCCTTATAGGTAGGCTAATAACGCAGTACCGCCAGCTGGGATATTGTCCAGGTCCAGGGGTTTCAATTCCTTATAGGTAGGCTAATAACGTTACCGGTGAAATGGCCCTGCTGGGCGACATCGTGTTTCAATTCCTTATAGGTAGGCTAATAACGGCCACAGGCCTCCGGCGGGGTGAAGTGTTGGCTCTGTTTCAATTCCTTATAGGTAGGCTAATAACATAGAAAGTGCGAGGAACGCGGGTACCGACAGACAGAGTTTCAATTCCTTATAGGTAGGCTAATAACAATATCTTTACAGTTATAAGTATAAACTATACGCCAAGTTTCAATTCCTTATAGGTAGGCTAATAACATTAAATTGAAAAAGGGAGATTTTATTAAAATTCAGTTTCAATTCCTTATAGGTAGGCTAATAACTGCAAATATTCAACAGCTTTCTTTTCAAATTCTGTGTTTCAATTCCTTATAGGTAGGCTAATAACCGTTCTCACCATCCAGCACCATCCGGCACTGGCCAGGTTTCAATTCCTTATAGGTAGGCTAATAACTTGAAGTGTTTTGGCACAGAAAAGCCAAAACCGAGTTTCAATTCCTTATAGGTAGGCTAATAACTATATACACCATAACCATAAAAAATGGTGTAACTTAGTTTCAATTCCTTATAGGTAGGCTAATAACCCACACCGACTGGAAAACGCCATCGAGGCCTACGACCGTTTCAATTCCTTATAGGTAGGCTAATAACTTTTAATATATCGAGCCAATTGCAAAATTAACATTTTATACCTAAACAAAAAATACAAAACCAAATAGACATAGACCAAAACAAAAAATAGTCTATTTCTGGTATAACGTAAATTTGTCCTTGGAATATGTTACCAAAAGGGCGCAAAAAGCTACCTACTACCTACAGGTTGCTAAATTACTAAAATAACCTTAG
This region of Desulforamulus hydrothermalis Lam5 = DSM 18033 genomic DNA includes:
- a CDS encoding ATP-binding protein gives rise to the protein MAPDDFCYPDTENVCFLGPSRSRKKSSGGGRWAVEAISQGIFRFTLSVSRNSSKILRKAYTENRLDKRLRIYIRPKLLIIDEIGYLPFDSLAANLFFQVVSARYERGSILLTSNKSFGEWGELMGDPILATAILDRLLHHSHIVNIRGNSYRLREKMRTGAYGSPSTT